A genomic window from Brevibacillus agri includes:
- a CDS encoding TetR/AcrR family transcriptional regulator gives MTPPSKSQAKAEAKRAFLIEQATICLAEKGYAHVSLRDIAKESGVSLGILHYYFASKEELLLEVIASYKERFIAELEREVVAAPLDNFFPALAAVLGRSLLEDRKLHRLWYDLQAQALYTPVFLEQVHHTRNRLHDLIARMLKRLQTERGAALAVDVSAASSILYSLIDGMILQCLLDESRTAAEAISRFQLALHHVLESLFSSGSPATHPVERGD, from the coding sequence ATGACTCCCCCTTCGAAAAGCCAGGCGAAAGCCGAAGCGAAGCGGGCCTTTTTGATCGAGCAGGCGACGATCTGCCTCGCGGAAAAAGGCTATGCCCACGTCTCCTTGCGCGATATCGCCAAGGAATCCGGCGTCTCGCTCGGCATCCTGCACTATTATTTTGCCAGCAAGGAAGAATTGCTGCTCGAAGTGATCGCCAGCTACAAGGAACGCTTCATCGCCGAGCTGGAGCGCGAAGTGGTTGCCGCTCCCCTGGACAACTTTTTCCCGGCTCTCGCTGCCGTTCTCGGCCGCAGCCTGCTGGAAGACCGCAAGCTGCATCGGCTCTGGTACGATTTGCAGGCGCAGGCGCTGTACACACCTGTCTTTTTGGAGCAGGTGCACCACACGCGAAACCGGCTGCACGACCTGATTGCCCGCATGCTCAAGCGGCTGCAGACGGAGCGTGGAGCCGCGCTTGCCGTGGACGTGAGCGCGGCAAGCTCGATCCTCTATTCCTTGATCGACGGCATGATCTTGCAATGCTTGCTGGACGAATCCCGGACGGCCGCAGAAGCGATCAGCCGCTTTCAGCTTGCTCTCCACCATGTTCTCGAGTCGCTTTTTTCTTCTGGTTCACCTGCCACCCATCCTGTCGAACGAGGTGATTGA
- a CDS encoding M23 family metallopeptidase: MRVFRLIIQISLCVAAVISPLESAFAKGSSANQADPLLRERLQLFWRMESLYGIPWNYLAAIDQYERTMKIRKKQTDNQASSSRLTAVDIPSDRWTGSMNPDQEDTNPVSIQFFGGMGMDGDGDGLADRNNDLDALTSLIHYLAQYGFSADDWQIGVWSYYQRDRSVKTIRQFAQVYEKYQHLQLDERHFPIPARYDYSYRSTWGDARGWGGRRIHEGTDIFARHGTPVLSTAYGVIEVIGWNRYGGWRIGMRDMGNVYHYFAHLSSFKKGLKPGDIVEPGQVIGYVGSSGYGKPGTAGKFPPHLHYGMYRETGGADWAFDPYPYLKRWERQRKR, from the coding sequence ATGCGAGTTTTCCGCCTCATCATTCAGATCAGCTTATGCGTGGCAGCAGTCATTTCGCCGCTGGAATCTGCCTTCGCCAAAGGCTCCTCTGCCAACCAGGCAGACCCTCTCCTGCGGGAACGGCTGCAGCTTTTTTGGCGCATGGAGTCTTTGTACGGCATTCCCTGGAACTATTTGGCGGCTATCGATCAGTACGAGCGCACGATGAAAATACGCAAAAAGCAAACGGACAACCAGGCATCGTCCTCGCGGCTGACTGCCGTTGATATCCCGAGTGATCGCTGGACGGGCAGCATGAACCCCGACCAGGAGGACACGAATCCGGTGTCGATCCAGTTTTTCGGCGGGATGGGCATGGACGGCGACGGGGATGGACTCGCCGACCGCAACAACGATCTCGACGCACTCACTTCTCTCATTCATTACCTGGCGCAGTACGGCTTTTCTGCGGATGACTGGCAAATCGGCGTCTGGTCTTACTACCAGCGGGATCGCTCGGTGAAAACGATCCGGCAGTTCGCGCAGGTGTACGAAAAATACCAGCACCTACAGTTGGACGAGCGTCATTTTCCCATCCCGGCGAGGTACGATTACAGCTACCGCAGCACCTGGGGAGACGCGCGCGGCTGGGGAGGGCGGCGGATTCACGAAGGCACCGACATTTTCGCCCGACACGGGACGCCCGTGCTCTCCACAGCTTACGGAGTGATCGAGGTCATCGGCTGGAACCGCTATGGCGGCTGGCGGATCGGCATGCGCGACATGGGCAATGTGTATCATTACTTCGCCCACCTGTCGTCGTTCAAAAAGGGACTGAAGCCCGGCGACATCGTGGAGCCGGGGCAAGTGATCGGATACGTCGGCAGCTCCGGCTACGGCAAGCCTGGCACCGCCGGAAAATTCCCGCCCCACCTGCACTACGGCATGTATCGGGAGACTGGGGGAGCTGACTGGGCTTTCGACCCTTACCCGTATCTAAAGCGCTGGGAACGACAAAGGAAGCGGTAG
- the larC gene encoding nickel insertion protein, whose amino-acid sequence MKLVIRANGPLFLESLVKPLQRIAGRQCAGSSAFSAGDAVDAGRILDMAEPYRPYMEEERWQRETAALRELMADHGAGSCGGELYVQPLAVPFGLSPQVLSLASGLVVRETDGLDAARDFSAVAMLWLQVMGAKPLRTLEGELLQVEHDEDGTAVLLLASDGRSEGEDAIPVFRERRQHADEHIDEGMLLLQANVDDASPEWLAYLMEQCFKAGANDVHFLPVTMKKSRPGTMVQVMCYASQLDAMKTLLFEETTTFGIRYFPVACHRLARRHVRVETSWGEVAVKLGYHRGQRVQVAPEYESCAAVARANGVSLKQVHQEALELATRKSSVKKWTERQERDVPPKN is encoded by the coding sequence ATGAAGCTGGTCATTCGGGCAAATGGCCCGCTCTTCCTGGAGTCGCTCGTGAAGCCGCTGCAGCGCATTGCAGGCAGACAGTGTGCGGGATCGTCTGCGTTTTCGGCAGGTGACGCGGTGGACGCCGGGCGCATTTTGGACATGGCGGAACCGTATCGCCCGTATATGGAGGAGGAGCGCTGGCAGCGGGAGACGGCTGCCTTGCGCGAGCTGATGGCAGACCATGGCGCCGGCTCGTGCGGGGGAGAGCTGTATGTGCAGCCGCTTGCCGTGCCATTCGGCCTGTCGCCGCAAGTTTTGTCGCTCGCATCCGGGCTTGTCGTGCGGGAGACGGATGGATTGGACGCAGCGCGAGACTTTTCGGCAGTCGCCATGCTCTGGCTGCAAGTGATGGGCGCAAAGCCGCTGCGGACGCTGGAAGGCGAGCTGCTACAGGTGGAGCATGACGAAGACGGCACAGCGGTGCTTTTGCTTGCATCAGACGGCAGGAGTGAGGGCGAGGACGCGATCCCCGTTTTTCGCGAGCGCAGGCAGCATGCCGATGAGCATATCGACGAAGGCATGCTGCTGCTGCAAGCGAATGTGGACGACGCCAGTCCGGAGTGGCTCGCCTACCTCATGGAGCAATGCTTCAAGGCAGGGGCCAACGACGTTCATTTTTTGCCAGTCACGATGAAAAAAAGCAGGCCGGGGACCATGGTGCAGGTCATGTGCTATGCAAGCCAGTTGGACGCGATGAAAACGCTGTTGTTCGAGGAAACGACGACGTTTGGCATCCGCTACTTCCCTGTGGCCTGCCATCGCCTGGCGCGACGCCATGTCCGCGTAGAGACGAGCTGGGGCGAAGTCGCGGTCAAGCTCGGCTACCATCGGGGTCAGCGGGTGCAGGTCGCGCCGGAGTACGAGAGCTGCGCGGCGGTTGCCCGAGCCAATGGCGTTTCGTTGAAGCAGGTGCATCAGGAAGCGCTGGAATTGGCGACCCGTAAAAGTTCTGTTAAAAAATGGACAGAAAGGCAGGAGCGAGACGTGCCTCCAAAGAATTGA
- a CDS encoding DJ-1/PfpI family protein, with protein sequence MSKKVLIVTGDAVEALEVFYPYYRLLEEGYEAVIAAPSVKTLHTVCHDFEAHSETYTEKPAYQLPAHAAFSDINPEAFDALIIPGGRAPEYIRLNESLKPIVAHFFEANKPVAAICHGSQVLAIVSEHLAGRKLTAYQACRPDVEAMGAIYEKETLHVDGNLVSGHAWPDLPGFMREFLRLLR encoded by the coding sequence ATGAGCAAAAAAGTGTTGATCGTGACAGGGGATGCCGTAGAGGCACTGGAGGTGTTCTATCCGTATTACCGTTTGCTGGAAGAAGGCTACGAAGCCGTGATTGCCGCGCCCAGCGTGAAGACGCTGCACACCGTTTGCCATGACTTTGAAGCACACAGCGAGACGTACACAGAAAAGCCTGCTTATCAGTTGCCTGCGCACGCCGCGTTCTCCGACATCAATCCGGAAGCTTTCGACGCCTTGATTATTCCCGGCGGGCGAGCGCCTGAGTACATCCGGCTGAACGAAAGCCTAAAGCCGATCGTCGCCCATTTTTTTGAGGCGAACAAACCAGTTGCGGCGATTTGCCACGGCTCGCAAGTGCTTGCGATCGTGTCCGAGCATCTCGCCGGTCGCAAGCTGACCGCCTACCAGGCGTGCAGACCGGACGTAGAGGCGATGGGCGCGATTTACGAAAAAGAAACGCTCCACGTAGACGGCAATCTCGTGTCTGGTCATGCATGGCCGGATTTGCCCGGCTTCATGCGCGAGTTTCTCCGCCTGCTGCGCTAA
- a CDS encoding LarC family nickel insertion protein — translation MRIAYLDCFSGISGDMLLAALVDAGADRDRIEQELRKLPVGDFRLEWKKVVKAGVSALKLDVVDESQAPALPLKPLKVLGNDHEHRSHKDIVDMIQAAGLAPRVTRRSLAIFEKIAIAEAKIHNVPVDTVHFHEVGALDSIVDVVGIALGLEELDIGQLHCGPIPTGNGYVRCAHGLYPVPAPATMELLVGIPLRETRIDKELTTPTGAGVAAALVEQFGPLPSMTVEAIGYGAGTRDLPDQPNVLRLLVGRR, via the coding sequence GTGCGCATTGCGTATTTGGACTGCTTTTCGGGAATAAGCGGCGACATGCTTTTGGCCGCGCTCGTCGACGCCGGGGCTGATCGCGACCGGATCGAGCAGGAGTTGCGGAAGCTTCCCGTAGGAGATTTCCGTCTGGAGTGGAAAAAGGTCGTCAAAGCAGGCGTCTCCGCGCTGAAGCTGGACGTCGTGGACGAGAGCCAGGCTCCTGCCCTTCCGCTCAAGCCGTTGAAGGTGCTCGGCAACGATCACGAGCACCGCAGCCACAAAGACATCGTGGACATGATTCAGGCAGCCGGGCTGGCCCCGCGCGTAACGCGCCGCTCGCTGGCTATTTTTGAAAAAATCGCGATCGCCGAAGCGAAAATTCACAACGTCCCAGTCGATACTGTCCATTTTCACGAGGTAGGGGCGCTCGACTCGATCGTCGACGTCGTAGGCATCGCGCTCGGACTGGAGGAGCTGGACATCGGGCAATTGCATTGCGGGCCGATCCCGACAGGCAACGGCTACGTGCGCTGCGCCCACGGTCTTTATCCGGTTCCGGCCCCCGCTACCATGGAGCTTTTGGTCGGCATACCGCTGCGCGAGACGCGGATCGACAAGGAGCTGACCACTCCGACCGGAGCGGGTGTTGCCGCCGCGCTGGTCGAGCAGTTCGGCCCGCTGCCGTCCATGACCGTCGAGGCTATCGGCTACGGCGCAGGAACCCGCGACTTGCCCGACCAGCCGAATGTGCTGCGGCTCTTGGTCGGACGCCGCTAA
- a CDS encoding metallophosphoesterase family protein encodes MLSFIHTADVHLDAPLHMLADLYELRQDDFRRTLQTIRDLVAEKQADFWLIAGDLLEYHGGRRSTAMFLRDLFASIAPIPVCIAPGNHDPWRPDSFYQTLEWPGNVYWFTPEWGAFEFPEKSCVVYGWGFGQPHVYESPLASFPGKLDGYRHHLMVLHASVLNRAGDEHQPYAPVTLQELVETGMDYVALGHIHKPEQFVHPQTRQPLAAYPGSPEGLTSKEAGERSVLYGELDDAGRLTLQALPVCQRQVRKVTIHAAGAETTEQLVEVMNAQLAEIASTDLVYVTLTGERAAHFVPAISVLEQRFSRFFSLAITDETWPDIDADKLVAEGGVWGKWLAKLAEAEASARNDEEREIARLARQEALARIGGSIR; translated from the coding sequence GTGTTGTCATTCATTCATACGGCGGACGTCCATCTGGACGCGCCTTTACATATGCTGGCGGATCTTTACGAGCTTCGGCAGGATGATTTTCGCCGCACCCTGCAAACGATTCGCGATCTGGTTGCAGAAAAGCAGGCCGACTTTTGGCTGATTGCCGGAGATTTGCTGGAATATCACGGGGGCAGGCGCTCCACGGCCATGTTTTTGCGCGACCTGTTTGCGAGCATCGCCCCGATCCCGGTCTGCATCGCGCCGGGAAACCACGATCCGTGGCGGCCGGATTCGTTTTACCAGACGTTGGAGTGGCCGGGCAACGTGTACTGGTTTACGCCGGAGTGGGGCGCTTTTGAGTTTCCGGAAAAGTCATGCGTCGTCTACGGCTGGGGATTTGGGCAGCCGCATGTCTACGAGTCGCCGCTCGCCTCTTTTCCAGGCAAGCTGGACGGCTATCGGCACCACCTGATGGTGCTTCATGCCAGCGTCCTGAACAGGGCAGGGGACGAGCACCAGCCGTACGCTCCGGTTACGTTGCAGGAGCTGGTCGAAACCGGAATGGATTACGTGGCGCTCGGCCATATTCACAAGCCGGAGCAATTTGTGCACCCGCAAACAAGGCAGCCGCTCGCCGCCTATCCCGGCTCGCCGGAAGGGCTGACGAGCAAGGAAGCGGGAGAGCGCTCTGTGCTGTACGGCGAGCTGGATGACGCCGGGAGGTTGACGCTGCAGGCGCTTCCGGTCTGCCAGCGCCAGGTTCGCAAAGTGACGATTCACGCCGCCGGGGCGGAAACGACCGAGCAGCTCGTCGAGGTGATGAACGCGCAGCTTGCGGAAATCGCCAGCACGGATCTTGTGTACGTGACCTTGACCGGAGAGCGGGCCGCTCATTTTGTGCCGGCGATTTCCGTCTTGGAGCAGCGCTTTTCGCGATTTTTTTCACTGGCGATCACAGACGAGACGTGGCCTGACATCGACGCAGACAAGCTGGTGGCAGAAGGCGGCGTATGGGGCAAATGGCTCGCCAAGCTGGCGGAGGCCGAGGCGAGCGCCAGAAACGACGAAGAGCGCGAAATTGCCCGGCTGGCGAGGCAGGAGGCGCTCGCGCGGATTGGGGGGAGCATCCGTTGA